Genomic segment of Pseudomonas sp. CCI4.2:
CGACAGGTAGATAATGCCAGAGTCTTTACCGGCCTCGGTGATGTTCAAACGTGATTGGTAATCCAGCGCGCTGATCAGCGTGCGTTCCTTGATCAGGGTGAATTCTGTGCCTGGGCGTGCCTTGAGCGTGGCCACCTGTATTTTTACGCCATTGCCTTCGACGGTCTGATTGGTTTGACCGTTAAGCAACACCCCGCCGTCTTTATCAAATAACGAGAACGCATCGGCGCCATTGGCCACCAAGGTTAACTTCTGACCAAGCAAGGCGTCTGGGACGTCGAGTTGAAAGACGTTAATTTGTTCGCCGCCCCAGGCGTAGTTGCGCAGACCGAGTACCGGGTCTGCCACTGCGCCAGGCGTGTCCGGTTTGAACGTACGGGCCATGTAGGCGCCGAACACCGGGAAATAGTTAGGCCGTTGAATGATGTTGAGCTTGAGGTCCTCGACCACTTTGCCCAGCACCGCACGTGATTTGATCAGTTCGATTTCAGTGGTGGCCTGAGACACGGACAACGGCTTGCTGTTGACCTCGGGGGTACCTTCGATGCCAACTTTTTTCGGCTCGATCTGGATCATCGCGTTGCCCTGATAGATCGGTGTCGCCAATAAGGCATACGCCAAGCCAACCAGTAGAAATACGCTGACGATCGACGCAATCAGGCCCTTGTGGTCAAACAGGGTACGCAAGACGGTGGCCAAATCGATCTTGGTGTCTTGGTAAAGGTCCAATGCAGGGCGGTTCATGACGGTCATTTATCGGGTTACTCCGACTGTAGATAAGGAAGCCAGTCATCGACACAACGCGACAGGTGCTCGAAGGTCTGTTCAAAGGCTAGTTTCGGGCGCCGGTACGGGTCGGCTATTTCCAGTTCGTGTTGCCATTTGCCAATCAGAAACGTCTTGCCCCGCACTTCAGGGGCCAGTTTCAGGATGTTTTGCACTTGCTCGTTTTCCATCAACAGAATCAGTTCGGCGTCATGCAGCATCTGTCGATCCACCTGCCGGGCCCGATGCTTGTGCGCCGTAATGTCATGGGTTTTCAGAACTTCCCGTGCCAAGGGGTCCATTGGTGAGGCGAGCATCGCGTGAATGCCTGCTGATGAAACTTGAACATCGGTGGACATGAGGCGCTGACGAAACATC
This window contains:
- a CDS encoding low molecular weight protein-tyrosine-phosphatase encodes the protein MFNNLLVICVGNICRSPMAEAMFRQRLMSTDVQVSSAGIHAMLASPMDPLAREVLKTHDITAHKHRARQVDRQMLHDAELILLMENEQVQNILKLAPEVRGKTFLIGKWQHELEIADPYRRPKLAFEQTFEHLSRCVDDWLPYLQSE